CCGCCTCCTCGAGGGTGGCGACGCTTCCGTCGTGGAAGTAGGGCGCGGAGCGGGCCACGTCCCGCAGCGTGGGAGTCTTGAAGGCGCCCTTGTCTTTCTCGTTCTTGGTGACGTTGAAGCGGCCCAGATCGGGATTCTCCTTGGCCATCCCGATTCCGACGTTGTGGAATTGCCAGTCGGTGAAAAAGATTCCGGAGTGGCAGTTGGTGCACTTGGCGCGCTGGAAGACCTCCCAGCCACGCTTGGCCGCTTCGCCGACGGCGGACGCCTCGCCCCGCTGCCAGCGGTCGAACGGCGTGTCGCGGCTGATGATCGTGCGCATGTAGGTGGCCAGAGCCTGCGCCACGTTCTTGTCCGTGGCCGGGCCGCCGAAGACCTTCTGGAATTCGGCGCCGTAGGCCTTCTGAATCGCCGCGAGGATGTCGTCGCGGACCTTGTCCTCCTTGGGGTCCTTGGCGCCCATGTTGACGCCCTTCCAGGCGGCCAGGGCCTGAGCCTCCAGGGTCGTGGCCCGTCCGTCCCAGTACCAATGCGGCTGGTAGCCCACGTTCCAGAGCGTGGGCGAGTGGCGCGTGAGGGGCTTGCCGAAGGCGCCCTGGTTGAGGGCCTTGCCGTCGGTGAGGCCGCGTTCGTTGACGTGGCACGAGTAGCAGGAGAGCTTCCCGTCGCCGGAAAGCCGCTTGTCGAAGAAGAGCTTCCAGCCGAGGGCGGCTTTCTCCGCGCTGATCGGGTTGTCCGCCGGGATCTTCATCGGTTCGAAGCGCTCGACCGGCGCGTAGTTTTTCGGATCGGCGGGGAGGGTGAACCCGTCGTCCTGAGGAACTCCCGCGCAGGCGCCCAGGAGGATCGCGGCGGCGAAAAGCCCGGTCGCCAGGACGGCCACGGCGGTCTGGAGCATGAGGTTCCCCTCCGAAAAATAGCTTTCGGCTTCCGCGGATTATAAGTCCGCTCCCCCGCCCCCCGTAAAGAAAAACGCCGCCGCGCCGCGAACTTTTCGTCCGCCGCTTCGTTGATAGAGCCTGCGTGCCGGGAGAAGGAGGGGCGAGATGTTCTCCCAGGCGGACCCGCGTGCCGACGGCTCCGGCGAGGAACGGTCCTTCGGGATCGTGCGGAAGACGCCGTGGTGGGCGATTTCGGGGGGGCTTCACACGGCGGCGTTCCTGGCGATCGGCTTCTTCTGGACGGTACAGGCGCAGCCGGAGGAGGAAGCGGTGGTCGTGAGTCCCCCGCGCAAACCCCGGCCGCTCCCGGAGATGGAGAAGCGCCGGGATCTCGATCCCAACAGGAAGATCCTCGACGTGAAGAAGCCCAGCGAGGATCCGGTTTTCAAGAAGAAGGCCGAAGAGGCGGAGCGCAACGAGACGGAGGACCAGGAGGAATTCAAGCAGCCCAAGGGCGACTCACGGGACCTCGTGACCGACAAGCCCTTCAAGAGCAAGGGCGCCTACGACGTGGTCGGCGGCGGCGGGGGCGGCGGCGGC
The window above is part of the Planctomycetota bacterium genome. Proteins encoded here:
- a CDS encoding cytochrome c peroxidase gives rise to the protein MLQTAVAVLATGLFAAAILLGACAGVPQDDGFTLPADPKNYAPVERFEPMKIPADNPISAEKAALGWKLFFDKRLSGDGKLSCYSCHVNERGLTDGKALNQGAFGKPLTRHSPTLWNVGYQPHWYWDGRATTLEAQALAAWKGVNMGAKDPKEDKVRDDILAAIQKAYGAEFQKVFGGPATDKNVAQALATYMRTIISRDTPFDRWQRGEASAVGEAAKRGWEVFQRAKCTNCHSGIFFTDWQFHNVGIGMAKENPDLGRFNVTKNEKDKGAFKTPTLRDVARSAPYFHDGSVATLEEAVKLMASGGIDNPWLDRVNLQKQDLSERDLADLVEFLKSLTESARLREPRLPE